Genomic DNA from Gemmatimonadota bacterium:
ACACCTCCGATCGCGCCCGCCGCGGTGAGCAGCGCGCCCTCCACCACGAATTTGCGGGTGAGCTGCGGACCCGCCGCCCCCACCGCACTCAGCACCGCCAGCTCCTGTGTGCGACCGGTGCCGCGCGCCAGCAGGAGGTTGGCGACATTGACGCAGGCGATGGCCAGCACCACCAGGACGGAGGCGAACAGCACCCAGAGCGTGGAGCGCAGCTCTCCGCGGCCTACATCGGTGAGGCGCTCCACGAAGGCTCCCCGATTCACGTTGGCTTGCGGGTATTCTGCCTCCAGCTCCGCCATGATGCGGCTCAGATCGGTCTGAGCGTCCTCGACCGTCGCACCCGGGGCGAGGCGCCCCACGACTTCTACCCAGTGCGAATAGCGGACCGCGGTGGACTGAGCCTCCTGCAGCGGGATCCACACGTCCGTGCCCGCGTCGGGGTACTCGACATCGGGCGGGAGGATGCCCACGATCTCGTAGGGCCGCTCGTCGATGCGTAGCGCGCTGCCCAGCACCGACGGGTCGCCTCCGAGCTGTGTGCGCCAGAAGCCATCGCTGAGGATGGCCCGGGCCGGTCCACCCGGCACGTCGTCGGCGTCGACGAAAGGCCGGCCCATCTGCAGCTCGATCCCCAGGACTCCCGGGAGCGAAGCGGTGACGGCGGCGACGTCGATCTGGATGGGGTCACTCGCGGAACGGGTGAGCACCGCGGCCCGCTCGGCCACCATGGCCAGGTCGGACAGCGTGCGTGCCCGCGCACGGAAGTCGAAGTAGTCCGCCGGTGAGGCCAATTCCCTCGTGGTGCCGGTGGCCCGGTCGTTCTCCCAGATCACGACCAGGCGGTCCGGCTCCGCGAAGGGCGGTGGCCGCAGCAGGACGCTCTCCAGAACGCTGAAAACGGCCGTGCTGGCGCCGATCCCGAGCGCCAGGGTGACGATCACCACGGTGGTGAAGCCCGGGCTACGCCTCAGGCTCCGTGCGGCCCAACGGGCCTCCCGTACCCATGCCTCCACCATCCACCGCCTCCCCCGGGCTGACACCCGCTGTTGATCGTAGTGCTGACACGCGGCCTCGATGGACCCCACGTCCCCGAACTGGCGCAGGACCTCGGCCCGCGCCTCCGCATCGCTCCACCCACGGTCCTTGAGCTCACGGATCCGCTCCTCGATGTGGAACGTGATCTCGTCGTGGACGTCCGCTTCGATGTGCCTGCGAGGGAAGAGCGCCCTCCAAGCGTCCCGCCACTCCATCCCCTCCTCCTCCCGCCCCTGGGGAAGCGCTGCACACGGGGGGCACCATGCGCTCAGGCCTGGGCGGTCACGCTCCCAGCAGTCGTGCGACCACCTCGGTGTGGCGGACCCAGCGCTCGGTCTCACGCTCGAGATGACGCCGCCCCGTGCGGGTGAGTCGGTAGAACTTGGCGCGGCGGTTCTCGGGGGTTCGGCCCCACTCTCCCTCGATCCAACCGTCCCGCTCCAGGCGATGGAGTGCGGGATACAGGGCGCCCTCTTCGATCTTGAGCGCTCCTCCGGCCTCGTCCACGATGCGGCGGATCACCCCCAGCCCGTGGAGGGGCCCCGCCTCCAACGCGCGCAGGACCAGCAGGTTCAGCGTCCCGTAGAGAGAATCCGCCTCGATCCCACCCACCGTGCCTCCCGTAGTCTAAACAGCTTAGGTTAGTCTAGCCCGAGAGCGCGCTGCGGGCAATCGGGGTGGAAGGGCCGGTCGACGGATGGCTGGCCGGTGGGTGGGATGTACGTGCGGGGCGGCGCCACCGGGCCGGTGCGCCTGGGTTGGCGGCAGGCTCGCCTCAGAGGGCCATCGACACGCGCAGGCCCACCAAGCGCTTCTGCGAGTAGAGCAGTGACACGGAGGCATTGAGCCCCGGATCCGGATCCCACCAGGTATGAAGGGTCTCGTCGCCTTCCTGTGTCACTTCGTACGAGTCCCACTCCACGTGCAGACCGCGCTCCGACGCGTAGCGCTCCAACAAGCTCCGCGCCTCCGCGTCGGCACCCAGTCCCTGGGGAGCCCGCAGGGTCAGGATGCTCGACTCCGGTGGAAGCGTGGTGAGCTCCAGCGAGGCACCCTCGGCGAAGCCGAGTCGCACCGTCCCGAACACAGCGCCGGCCTCCTCCATTCCGATGCTGCCTTCGCAACGGAGCGGAGGGCCGAACCGTTGCACTGCGTGTCCGGCCAGCCGGTCCTCGGCGAGCAGGCGATCACGCGTCTCGACGAGCCAGGGATGGGCGCCCGGCCCGTCGCAGGGCTCGACGCGCGCGAGAAGGTCCGCGGAGGCGTCTCGGGAGGTCTCCGCCCGGACGGGTCCGAGCCCGAACAGCGTCCAGAATGCGCAGGTGCGGTAGACGAAGCGGCGCCACTGCACCGCCTCCCGGCGCCCCGCGGACGACGGCCGGCCGGCCGCCGGGCCCGCCTCGCCCCCTGGCCGACGGTTGGCTAACGTGAGCGTTCTCACCTCCTCCAGTACCCGTGATCCAGACGATGATCCGATTCGCAACTGAGATGATCTGCTTCCGGAGCGGCCGGGCCCTTGGCCGCCGCTCTCGCTCCGCGGCCACCCGCCTGGTGCTCCCCTGGCTGCTCTGGTGCGGCGCGGCGCCGGTGGCCGGGCAGGGGCTCGGCCTGGACCGACGCATCACCTCCGCCCTCAACCAGGTCTCTCCGGAGCGGCTGGCGGAGTACCTCGAGACCCTGACGGACTTCGAGACCCGGCATTCCCTGTCGCTCTCGGACCGTGACGACTGGGGAGTTCGCCCCGCACGCGAATACATCCTCGAGACGTTCCAGAGCTTCAGTCCCCGCCTTCAAGTGGACCTCGACTGCTACCAGGTGACACCTCAGGGGCGGATTCCGGAAGAGGCGGAGCTGTGCAACGTCGTGGCGGTGCTTCCTGGCCGCAGCGCACGCCGCATCTATGTGAGCGGTCACTACGACTCCGTGGCGCGCCGAGGCGACGGCAGCTTCGATTGGGGTCGCTGGGACAATCCGGCGCCGGGCGCGAACGACGACGGCTCCGGCACCGTGCTGACCATGGAGGTGGCACGCGTGCTGTCGCAAAGCGGTCTCGACTTCGACGCCACGTTGGTCTTCGTGGCCTTCGTCGCCGAGGAAGAAGGATTGGTGGGGGCCAGCCTGCACGCCGCTCGCGCGCTGGAGGAGGGCTGGAGCATCGACGCGGTCTTCAACAACGACATTGTCGGGAACAGCACAGGTGGCAACGGCATCCAGGACTCCCGCACCGTACGCGTCTTCTCTGAAGATCCGATGGACTCGCCCTCACGGCAGTTGGCGCGCTACATCCGCCGCTACGCGTCGCTGTACGTGCCGGGACACGAGGTACGGCTGATCGCCCGCGAAGACCGCTTCGGGCGGGGCGGGGATCACACCGCGTTCAACCGACAGGGCTTTACGGGCGTGCGCTTCTCGGAGTCCCGGGAGAACTACAGTCGCCAACACATGCCGGAGGACACCTTCGACGGCGTGGACTTCGCCTACCTGGCGCGCAACACCCGGGTCAACGCCGCCGCGGTGGCCAGCCTGGCACTGGCGCCTCCTGCACCCGACGTCATGGGGCGCGGCGGTCCGCGCCTCACCCGAGGCGAGAGCGGCTACGACGCGGAGCTCGCCTGGGCGCGCTCCCCTGGCGCAGTCGGATACCGGATCGTGTGGAGGGAAGCGTGGACTCCGGACTGGCAGTACGAGGTGTACGTGGGTGACGACGACGGCCTCACGCTTCCAGACATCTCCATCGACGACTACGTATTCGGAATCGCCGCCGTCGGTTCGGACGGACACGAGAGTCTCGTAGCCGCCTATGTGCGACCCCCCCGTCCTCGCAACGACGTTCAGACCCGATGACCCATCCTTGGCTCGACTACGATCCACACGGAGCTTCTCGATGATCCGCATCCGGCACGCGGTAGCCGCCGTTCTGCTGCTTCTGCCCCTGCTGCCGACCTCGGGCGCAGCGCAGGGGACCCGCTTCCTCCGGCAGCCGTCGGTCGGTGCCGACCAGATCGCCTTCGTGCACGCCAACGACATCTGGGTCGTGGGTCGCGAGGGTGGACTGGCTCGGCGCCTGACCAGTGACGACGGGGCCGAGACCGACCCGGCCTTCAGTCCGGACGGCCGCTGGATCGCATTCAGCGGCGAGTACGGTGGCAATGTCGACGTCTACGTGGTCGCCGCCGCGGGCGGACAGCCGACGCGCCTGACCTGGCATCCGGGTGCGGATGTGGTACAGGGTTGGACGCCGGACGGGCGGGTCATCTTCCAGTCGGGGCGGGAGGGTCAGCCCACCCGGCTGTGGCGCTTCTTCACCGTGGCGCGCACCGGCGGCTTCCCGGAAGCCTTGCCCGTGCATCAGGCCTATCTGGGCGAGATGAGCGATGATGGCCGCATGCTGGCCTATCAGGAGATCGGGTACTGGGACCCCGAGTGGCGCAACTACCGCGGAGGACAGGCCCAACCGATCCGCGTGGTGAACCTCTCGAATCTGGAGCTGACCAACACGCCCTGGCAGGGCGAGCGTCACATGGATCCGACGTGGATGGACGGCGTCGTCTACTACATGTCGGAACGGGATTGGGCCAGCAACGTGTGGTCTTTCGATCCGAGCACGGGGCAGGAGCGACAACTCACGCATCATGCCGACTTCGATGTGAAGAGCCTCGACGCGGGGCATGGCGTGGTCGTGTACGAACAAGCGGGCTACCTGCACGAGTTGAATCCGGCCACCGGTGCCACGCGGCAGTTGGAGATCCACGCGGCCGGCGACCAGAACTGGGCGCGCGCGCGTTGGGAGGAGGTGCCCGCGACTCAGCTCTCCAACCCACAGGTCTCCGCCGACGGGAAGCGGGCCCTCTTCGAGTACCGGGGTGACGTGTTCTCGGTGCCGGCGGAGCACGGGAGTTGGCGCAACCTCACCCGCACGTCCGCAGTGGCTGATCGCTACCCGGCCTGGTCTCCGGACGGCGCACGCGTGGCCTGGTTCAACGACGAGGGCGGTGAGTACGCCCTGGTGATCGCCGACGCCGATGGAGGGGCACAGCGACGCGTGGCGATCGCCGATCCCACCTTCTACTTCCGCCCCACCTGGTCTCCGGACGGCTCGCACATCGCGTTCACGGACACCGATTTCCGCGTCCGGATCCTGGATGTGTCCAGCGGCCGCACCTCCGATGTCGACGGAGAGTTGTACGCGGATCCGCGTCGCAGCATCGAGCCCGTGTGGTCTCCGGATTCCCGCTACCTCACCTACACACGCCGGCTCGAGAATCTTCTGCGCGCCGTGATCGTCTACGACACCCAGGACGGCTCACTCCATCAGGTCACCGACGGCATGGCCGACGCCCTGAGCCCGGTCTGGGACATGTCGGGCAAGTACCTCTACTTCCTGGCGTCCACCGATTTTGCGCTCAATTCGGCCTGGCTGGACATGACGGCCTATGACCGACCGGTCACACGCAGCCTCTACGTGACGCTCCTGCAGGCGGACGGGGCCTCGCCCTTTCTCCCACGCTCCGACGAGGCGGGGACGGCCGCAGAGCCCAAGGCCGATACCACCAGCGGGCCGATGCGCATCGACTTCGACGGCATCATGGGGCGCGTGCTTTCTGCACCCGACCTTCCGGCGCGCGACTACTCCGGGCTGCTCGCCGGACCCGCCGGTATGGTGTTCGTCACCGAGAGCGTGGCCAATCAGCCGGGATCCGTCTTACACCGCTACAGCCTGAAGGACCGCAAGCCCACG
This window encodes:
- a CDS encoding PadR family transcriptional regulator → MGGIEADSLYGTLNLLVLRALEAGPLHGLGVIRRIVDEAGGALKIEEGALYPALHRLERDGWIEGEWGRTPENRRAKFYRLTRTGRRHLERETERWVRHTEVVARLLGA
- a CDS encoding M20/M25/M40 family metallo-hydrolase, with product MIRFATEMICFRSGRALGRRSRSAATRLVLPWLLWCGAAPVAGQGLGLDRRITSALNQVSPERLAEYLETLTDFETRHSLSLSDRDDWGVRPAREYILETFQSFSPRLQVDLDCYQVTPQGRIPEEAELCNVVAVLPGRSARRIYVSGHYDSVARRGDGSFDWGRWDNPAPGANDDGSGTVLTMEVARVLSQSGLDFDATLVFVAFVAEEEGLVGASLHAARALEEGWSIDAVFNNDIVGNSTGGNGIQDSRTVRVFSEDPMDSPSRQLARYIRRYASLYVPGHEVRLIAREDRFGRGGDHTAFNRQGFTGVRFSESRENYSRQHMPEDTFDGVDFAYLARNTRVNAAAVASLALAPPAPDVMGRGGPRLTRGESGYDAELAWARSPGAVGYRIVWREAWTPDWQYEVYVGDDDGLTLPDISIDDYVFGIAAVGSDGHESLVAAYVRPPRPRNDVQTR
- a CDS encoding PDZ domain-containing protein; translation: MIRIRHAVAAVLLLLPLLPTSGAAQGTRFLRQPSVGADQIAFVHANDIWVVGREGGLARRLTSDDGAETDPAFSPDGRWIAFSGEYGGNVDVYVVAAAGGQPTRLTWHPGADVVQGWTPDGRVIFQSGREGQPTRLWRFFTVARTGGFPEALPVHQAYLGEMSDDGRMLAYQEIGYWDPEWRNYRGGQAQPIRVVNLSNLELTNTPWQGERHMDPTWMDGVVYYMSERDWASNVWSFDPSTGQERQLTHHADFDVKSLDAGHGVVVYEQAGYLHELNPATGATRQLEIHAAGDQNWARARWEEVPATQLSNPQVSADGKRALFEYRGDVFSVPAEHGSWRNLTRTSAVADRYPAWSPDGARVAWFNDEGGEYALVIADADGGAQRRVAIADPTFYFRPTWSPDGSHIAFTDTDFRVRILDVSSGRTSDVDGELYADPRRSIEPVWSPDSRYLTYTRRLENLLRAVIVYDTQDGSLHQVTDGMADALSPVWDMSGKYLYFLASTDFALNSAWLDMTAYDRPVTRSLYVTLLQADGASPFLPRSDEAGTAAEPKADTTSGPMRIDFDGIMGRVLSAPDLPARDYSGLLAGPAGMVFVTESVANQPGSVLHRYSLKDRKPTTFVERVNTAVTSDNGKKLLFRTGSNWSIVDAGAAPPKNGDGRLSLGDLRIHIEPQAEWGQMLRDGWRFMRDFLYVDNTHGAPWDDVWTWYSAWLPDVEHRSDFNQLLDMVSGEISVGHSYVRGGDYPELANPETGLLGVDLQLDGEYYRITRIYSGEAWNPGLQGPLSVPGLGVREGNYLLAIDGQPLRAPTNPYALLEGTAGRTITVTVGDRADLASGREIVVAPVSNEGQLRTWAWVEDNRRKVDEMSGGRLAYVWLPNTGQGGYTYFNRMYFAQQDRKGAVLDERNNGGGSAADYIIEVLDRELTGYFNSRTPSHKPFTQPMAALWGPKVMVINERAGSGGDLMPYLFRFKQIGPLVGMKTWGGLVHTADTPPLIDGGRFVAPRGGFYDVNGEWRVEGEGIAPDIEVANTPREVRDGRDPQLEAAVREALRLLETQAVTLKPEPQAPVRYRRPGSR